The following are encoded in a window of Flavobacterium sp. WC2421 genomic DNA:
- a CDS encoding valine--tRNA ligase encodes MTIPAQFDAKTIENKWYEYWMENNYFHSQPDHRTPYTIVIPPPNVTGVLHMGHMLNNTIQDVLIRRARLKGFNACWVPGTDHASIATEAKVVAKLKAEGINKNDLTREEFLAHAWDWTDKYGGVILDQLKKLGASCDWERTKFTMDPDMSASVIRSFVDLYNKGLIYRGYRMVNWDPEAKTTLSDEEVIFEEQQGKLYYIQYKIDGSEDFLTIATTRPETIFGDSAICINPNDERFAHLKGKSAIVPICGRIIPIIEDEYVDIEFGTGCLKVTPAHDMNDKTLGEKHNLEIIDIFNEDATMNSFGLHYQGKDRFVVREEIAKELETLGALAKTETHLNKVGTSERTKAVIEPRLSDQWFLKMEDLVKPAIQSVLVDGDIKLHPKRFENTYAHWLNNIRDWNISRQLWWGQQIPAYFYGDGKEDFVVAESIEDALVLAREKTSNSKLETKDLRQDVDALDTWFSSWLWPMSVFGGIMDPESEDFKYYYPTNDLVTGPDILFFWVARMIIAGYEYTGKKPFTNVYLTGLVRDKQRRKMSKSLGNSPDPLDLIEKFGADGVRVGLLLSASAGNDIMFDEELCNQGKGFTNKIWNAFKLIKGWEVSESIPQPESSKVAIEWYEAKLQQTLLEIEDNFEKYRISEALMGTYKLVWDDFCSWFLEMIKPAYQQPIDSITFAKAIEMLENNLKVLHPFMPFLTEEIWQILATRTKEEALIVATWPEMKPFNATLITDFESTMEVISGIRTIRKDKNIPFKDAIELKAINNDKVSTYFDSVITKLGNITSLEYVTEKVDGALSYRVNSNEYFIPITGNINVEEEIAKLTAELDYTKGFLKSVQNKLANEKFVAGAPEKVLANEKQKEADALAKIETIENSLAGLK; translated from the coding sequence TAATTATTTCCATTCGCAGCCAGACCATAGAACACCTTATACTATTGTAATTCCTCCTCCAAATGTCACTGGAGTCTTGCATATGGGGCATATGTTGAACAATACTATTCAAGATGTTTTGATTCGTAGAGCACGTTTAAAAGGATTCAACGCTTGTTGGGTTCCAGGAACGGATCACGCCTCAATCGCTACAGAAGCTAAAGTGGTGGCTAAATTAAAAGCAGAAGGAATCAATAAAAATGATTTGACTCGAGAAGAGTTTTTGGCACATGCTTGGGATTGGACAGATAAATATGGTGGCGTAATTTTGGATCAATTAAAAAAGCTTGGTGCTTCTTGCGATTGGGAAAGAACAAAATTTACTATGGATCCAGATATGTCAGCATCTGTAATTCGTTCTTTTGTTGATTTGTATAACAAAGGACTTATCTACCGTGGATATCGAATGGTAAACTGGGATCCAGAAGCTAAAACGACTTTATCTGATGAAGAAGTAATATTTGAAGAGCAACAAGGGAAACTATATTACATTCAATATAAAATTGACGGAAGTGAAGACTTCTTGACCATTGCAACGACTCGTCCTGAAACTATTTTTGGGGATAGTGCAATTTGTATTAACCCGAATGACGAACGTTTTGCTCATTTAAAAGGAAAAAGCGCCATTGTTCCTATTTGTGGTCGTATTATTCCTATAATAGAAGATGAATACGTAGATATCGAATTTGGAACAGGATGTTTGAAAGTAACTCCTGCCCATGATATGAATGATAAAACCTTAGGGGAAAAACACAACCTTGAAATTATTGATATTTTCAATGAAGATGCAACAATGAATAGTTTTGGTTTACATTACCAAGGGAAAGATCGTTTTGTGGTTCGTGAAGAAATAGCAAAAGAACTGGAAACATTAGGTGCTTTAGCAAAAACAGAAACCCACTTGAACAAAGTAGGAACTTCTGAAAGAACGAAAGCTGTTATTGAACCGCGTTTATCGGATCAATGGTTCTTGAAAATGGAAGATTTAGTAAAGCCAGCAATCCAATCAGTTTTGGTAGATGGAGATATTAAATTGCATCCAAAACGTTTTGAAAACACCTATGCACACTGGTTGAATAACATACGTGACTGGAATATTTCTCGTCAATTGTGGTGGGGACAACAAATTCCTGCTTATTTCTACGGAGACGGAAAAGAAGATTTTGTTGTGGCTGAATCGATCGAAGATGCTCTAGTGCTTGCGAGAGAGAAAACTTCAAACTCAAAACTTGAAACAAAAGATTTAAGACAAGATGTTGATGCATTAGACACTTGGTTTTCTTCTTGGCTATGGCCAATGTCAGTTTTTGGTGGTATAATGGATCCAGAAAGTGAAGATTTTAAATATTATTACCCAACGAATGATTTAGTAACGGGTCCAGATATTTTATTTTTCTGGGTAGCGAGAATGATTATTGCAGGTTATGAATATACAGGAAAAAAACCATTTACAAATGTCTATTTGACAGGTTTAGTTCGTGACAAACAAAGACGTAAAATGTCTAAATCATTAGGGAATTCACCAGATCCTTTGGATTTAATTGAAAAATTTGGTGCTGATGGGGTTCGTGTAGGATTGCTTTTAAGTGCTTCTGCAGGAAACGACATTATGTTTGATGAAGAGTTATGCAACCAAGGAAAGGGGTTTACTAATAAAATTTGGAATGCCTTTAAATTGATCAAAGGATGGGAAGTATCTGAAAGTATTCCACAACCAGAATCTTCTAAAGTGGCGATAGAATGGTATGAAGCGAAGTTGCAACAAACACTTTTAGAAATCGAAGATAATTTTGAGAAATACAGAATTTCAGAAGCTTTAATGGGAACCTACAAATTAGTTTGGGATGATTTCTGTTCTTGGTTTTTAGAAATGATTAAACCAGCATACCAACAGCCAATTGATAGTATAACTTTTGCGAAAGCGATAGAAATGCTAGAAAATAACTTAAAAGTATTGCATCCATTTATGCCTTTCTTGACCGAGGAAATTTGGCAAATATTAGCTACAAGAACTAAGGAAGAAGCTTTGATTGTTGCTACTTGGCCAGAGATGAAACCATTTAATGCAACTTTAATTACTGATTTTGAAAGCACAATGGAAGTGATTTCTGGAATTCGTACCATCCGTAAGGATAAGAATATTCCATTTAAGGATGCGATTGAATTAAAAGCAATCAATAACGATAAAGTTTCTACTTATTTTGATTCGGTTATCACTAAATTAGGGAACATCACTTCGTTAGAATATGTTACTGAAAAAGTGGATGGGGCTTTATCGTACCGTGTGAATTCTAATGAATATTTTATTCCAATTACTGGAAACATAAACGTTGAAGAAGAAATTGCAAAACTGACAGCTGAATTAGATTATACAAAAGGATTTTTAAAATCAGTTCAAAATAAATTAGCGAACGAAAAATTTGTTGCAGGAGCACCAGAAAAAGTTTTGGCAAATGAGAAGCAAAAAGAGGCAGATGCTTTGGCTAAAATTGAAACTATTGAAAATAGTTTGGCAGGACTGAAATAA